A window of the Cystobacter fuscus genome harbors these coding sequences:
- a CDS encoding type I polyketide synthase, producing the protein MSKQEKPAEPSALQRAALLVEKMQARLDAVERARTEPIAIIGMGCRFPGGAVDGPSYWKLLRDGVDALREVPGSRWDVPGHYDPTRGVPGKMYGIRGGFLDDVERFDAGFFGIAPREAASLDPQQRLVLEVAWEALENAGVVPDSLVGSKTGVFMGVMSSDYMARLLKDNDATRFDGYTATGNGYSFVPGRLSYVLGLQGPCMPVDTACSSSLVALHLASESLRAGESNLALVGGVNLILSPETTICLCSMQALAGDGRCKTFDAAADGYVRGEGCGVLVLKRLSDAQRDGDSILALLRGSAVNHDGASGGLTVPNGPAQQAVVQRALDNARIAPALVGYVEAHGTGTPLGDPIELRALGTVLGKGRPADRPFFIGSVKTNIGHLEPAAGIAGVIKTILSLQNKEIPPHLHFRTPNPHVEWERIAARVPVERVPWPVHEGRRIAGVSSFGLSGINAHVVLEEAPAPTGTAAPAEDGKPQLVLLSAKSPQALSELAGAWSSFLKSEEGGSLADISYTSTLRRVHHDHRLSLAARSRQELLAQLEAFAAGQSHAGLSSGCRSAGLAQKIVFVFPGQGSQWLGMGRRLYAEDTTFREVIDRCDEAMRRHVDWSLRELLKAPEQQPRWNDIDVIQPTLFAMQVALAAVWRSFGLEPHAVVGHSMGEVAAAHVAGALSLEDAARIICERSRLLRRVSGQGAMAVVELSREQAEVEIRGLEERIAIAVSNGPKSTVLSGEPAALKEVLERLQEREVFCRWVKVDVASHSPQMDPLRPELLERMAAIRPTASTVPLYSTVTGAPIDGRELGAPYWVRNLRQPVLFADAVQRLIQEGNVLFVELSPHPILVPFVDAMLREGDKSGRGLVVPSLLRDQEEWQSLLSSLGALATRMDRVDWSRLHPHQRRRVALPTYPWQRERHWLELEPTASRGRLPGARAGGHPLLGASFTTSVREETRFWESALSANEPSYLADHRVSGAVVVPGAAYLEMALSAAREVSGQPAHELVDIAFKEGLLLPEGRARTVQMALSDEGGGSLSFQLSSQKTSTEANVPAGWMAHAVGRIRPLQAGQSEWASEPLEAIRERCPEVLAQAAHYEELARRGVAYGPAFQGVQQVWRGRAEALGHVRLSESLAARASAYRIHPALLDACFQLVAAAVPQEDLTPDSGPAVPVALACLRLHEQPGPEVFCHVRTRAREGARSGVYEFDLVLRDASGRLVAEALGLRIQQLEAPAAAGKDLFFSPEWRHQPTVSPAPPEANGRWLLVADGGELADAVESLLRARHGEVFRVDLAGAGQGRRVVDAASPQAFDGVLAEAFGAGAAARGVIHLAGLGAREVEPLMGCGGVLHLVQALSRASLTSPPRLWLVTRGVHHGSASGSASDVVQAPLWGLGRTLAHEHPELKCTRVDVSTAMGPGHAGAALVRELLVADAEEEISLRADGRHVGRIARGTPGGAPDEAVVPVGGRPFRLEHDARGGLALRASARRPPGPGEIELEVASLGASGEGAGPERWEGGVVGCRGRVVARGEGVEDVAVGEERIALVTSGLGSHVLVPAACTAPCKLSSSHGEAAVLAATVLPAWYALFHLGRLEKGGRVLILGAASGLGRAAVKLARRVGAEVFATATTAGQRAPLRELGVEQVLDPGEASFTHRLLDMTGARGVELAVIAPGAVELERSLSVLSEGARVLDLRASGAPARAGDANVAWCVVDVPELVRRKPGRFAHLWREVRDTVEAGGLPPPVVRSVFASPSEGGAVDALTLALNDPEARVVVPAAEARRLRSDGTYLVTGGLGGLGLAVAKWMAEQGAGHLVLVGRDTSLTPEQREAVAALEATGARVRVAGADVSDRAQLARVLSEIAEGGPPLRGVLHAAGVLDDGVLAQQTVERFRRVMAPKVLGGWNLHVLTREAPLDFFVLYSSAASLFGAPGQGNYVAANAFLDALAHHRRALGLPGLSINWGPFSEVGLAAAQANRGARLAQRGSDSLTPAEGNALLGRLLDGGVTQMAVMPLELRKWVEFYPRARSSPWLSELVPAGPGAEPGGARDVALLETLRTATRQEARETLERFVREQLARVLRLGSARIDPEAPLQGFGLDSLMGLELRNRLESGLGLSLPVSLIWKHPTLAALCEHLLGEVMDRTLAETLARAGEGAGPVADETAADDNEVLVL; encoded by the coding sequence ATGAGCAAACAGGAAAAGCCGGCCGAGCCCTCCGCGCTTCAGCGCGCCGCGCTCCTCGTGGAGAAGATGCAGGCACGTCTGGACGCGGTGGAGCGTGCCCGGACCGAGCCGATCGCCATCATCGGAATGGGGTGCCGTTTCCCGGGTGGCGCCGTGGATGGCCCGTCGTACTGGAAGCTGCTGCGCGACGGCGTGGATGCGCTGCGCGAGGTGCCCGGGTCCCGTTGGGACGTGCCCGGCCATTACGATCCCACCCGGGGAGTCCCCGGCAAGATGTACGGAATCCGAGGCGGCTTCCTCGATGACGTGGAGCGCTTCGATGCTGGGTTCTTCGGCATTGCCCCTCGCGAGGCGGCGAGCCTCGATCCGCAGCAGCGGCTGGTGCTCGAGGTCGCGTGGGAGGCGCTGGAGAACGCGGGCGTCGTGCCCGACTCGCTCGTGGGCAGCAAGACGGGCGTCTTCATGGGCGTGATGTCCAGCGACTACATGGCGCGCCTGTTGAAGGACAACGACGCGACCCGCTTCGACGGGTACACGGCGACGGGCAACGGGTACAGCTTCGTTCCGGGCCGGCTCTCGTACGTGCTCGGGTTGCAGGGGCCGTGCATGCCGGTCGACACCGCGTGCTCGTCGTCGCTGGTCGCGCTCCACCTGGCCAGCGAGAGCCTCCGTGCGGGCGAGTCCAACCTGGCGCTGGTGGGCGGGGTCAACCTGATCCTCTCCCCGGAGACGACGATCTGCCTGTGCAGCATGCAGGCGCTCGCGGGCGATGGCCGGTGCAAGACGTTCGACGCGGCCGCGGACGGGTACGTGCGAGGGGAGGGATGTGGCGTCCTCGTGCTCAAGCGGCTCTCGGATGCGCAGCGCGATGGCGACTCCATCCTCGCGTTGCTGCGCGGCTCCGCCGTCAACCATGACGGGGCCAGCGGTGGACTGACCGTGCCCAACGGGCCGGCGCAACAGGCGGTCGTCCAGCGGGCGCTCGACAACGCGCGCATCGCTCCGGCGCTCGTGGGGTATGTCGAGGCCCACGGCACCGGCACGCCGCTCGGGGATCCGATCGAACTCCGAGCGCTCGGCACCGTGCTCGGCAAGGGACGTCCGGCGGACAGGCCCTTCTTCATCGGCTCGGTGAAGACGAACATCGGCCATCTCGAGCCGGCCGCGGGAATCGCCGGGGTCATCAAGACGATCCTCTCTCTCCAGAACAAGGAGATCCCCCCGCATCTGCACTTCCGCACCCCCAACCCGCATGTGGAGTGGGAGCGCATCGCGGCGCGGGTCCCCGTCGAGCGCGTCCCCTGGCCGGTCCACGAGGGGCGGCGCATCGCCGGCGTGAGTTCCTTCGGGTTGAGCGGAATCAACGCGCACGTGGTGTTGGAGGAGGCTCCCGCGCCCACCGGCACCGCGGCGCCGGCCGAGGACGGCAAGCCGCAGCTCGTCCTCCTGTCCGCGAAGTCGCCTCAGGCGTTGTCCGAGCTGGCGGGGGCATGGAGTTCGTTCCTGAAGAGCGAGGAGGGGGGCTCACTCGCCGACATCAGCTACACCTCGACCCTGCGCCGCGTGCATCACGACCACCGGCTCTCCCTCGCGGCGAGGTCCAGGCAGGAACTCCTCGCGCAGCTCGAGGCGTTCGCCGCCGGACAGAGCCATGCCGGCTTGTCCTCGGGGTGCCGGAGCGCGGGGCTCGCGCAGAAGATCGTCTTCGTCTTCCCGGGACAGGGCTCTCAGTGGCTCGGAATGGGACGGAGGCTGTACGCGGAGGACACCACGTTCCGGGAGGTCATCGACCGTTGTGACGAGGCGATGCGCCGTCACGTCGACTGGTCCTTGCGCGAGCTGTTGAAGGCCCCCGAGCAGCAGCCCCGCTGGAATGACATCGACGTCATCCAGCCGACGCTGTTCGCCATGCAGGTGGCGCTCGCGGCGGTGTGGCGCTCGTTCGGTCTGGAGCCTCACGCCGTGGTGGGGCACAGCATGGGAGAGGTCGCCGCGGCGCATGTCGCGGGAGCGCTCTCGCTGGAGGACGCGGCGCGCATCATCTGCGAGCGGAGCAGGCTGCTCAGGCGCGTCAGTGGCCAGGGCGCCATGGCCGTCGTGGAGCTCTCCCGGGAGCAGGCGGAGGTGGAGATCCGGGGACTGGAGGAGAGGATCGCCATCGCCGTGAGCAACGGTCCGAAGTCGACGGTCCTCTCGGGAGAGCCGGCCGCGCTCAAGGAGGTGCTGGAGCGCCTGCAGGAGCGCGAGGTGTTCTGCCGTTGGGTGAAGGTGGACGTGGCGTCGCACAGCCCGCAGATGGATCCGTTGCGGCCGGAGTTGCTGGAGCGGATGGCGGCCATCCGCCCCACCGCGAGCACGGTGCCGCTCTATTCCACGGTGACGGGAGCGCCCATCGATGGTCGCGAGCTGGGGGCGCCGTACTGGGTGCGCAACCTCCGCCAGCCGGTGCTGTTCGCCGACGCGGTGCAGCGCCTCATCCAGGAAGGCAATGTCCTGTTCGTCGAGCTGAGCCCGCATCCCATCCTCGTGCCCTTCGTGGATGCGATGTTGAGGGAGGGGGACAAGTCGGGGCGGGGGCTCGTGGTGCCGAGCCTGCTCCGGGACCAGGAGGAGTGGCAGAGTCTGCTCTCGTCCCTGGGCGCGCTGGCCACCCGGATGGACCGCGTGGACTGGTCGCGGCTCCATCCACACCAGCGCCGCCGGGTCGCGCTCCCCACCTACCCGTGGCAGCGCGAGCGGCACTGGCTGGAGCTGGAGCCCACCGCCTCGCGGGGCCGGCTCCCAGGCGCGAGGGCCGGAGGGCATCCCCTCCTGGGGGCCTCGTTCACGACCTCCGTGCGGGAGGAGACGCGTTTCTGGGAGTCCGCGCTGAGCGCGAACGAGCCGTCGTACCTGGCGGATCACCGCGTGAGCGGAGCGGTGGTGGTGCCGGGCGCGGCCTACCTGGAGATGGCGCTCTCGGCGGCGCGTGAGGTGTCCGGACAGCCGGCACACGAGCTCGTCGACATCGCCTTCAAGGAGGGCTTGCTGCTGCCGGAGGGACGGGCGCGCACCGTCCAGATGGCCTTGAGCGACGAGGGCGGAGGCTCCCTCTCGTTCCAGCTCTCGAGCCAGAAGACGAGCACGGAGGCGAACGTCCCGGCGGGCTGGATGGCACACGCCGTGGGACGGATCCGTCCCCTCCAGGCGGGGCAGTCCGAGTGGGCCTCCGAGCCGCTCGAGGCGATCCGGGAGCGTTGCCCCGAGGTGCTCGCCCAGGCGGCGCACTACGAGGAGCTGGCGCGCCGGGGAGTGGCCTACGGACCGGCGTTCCAGGGCGTGCAGCAGGTGTGGCGTGGCCGCGCGGAGGCGCTCGGGCACGTGCGCCTGTCGGAGTCACTCGCGGCGAGGGCCTCGGCGTATCGGATCCATCCCGCGCTGCTCGATGCATGCTTCCAACTGGTGGCCGCGGCCGTTCCCCAGGAGGACCTGACGCCCGACTCCGGTCCCGCCGTGCCCGTGGCGCTCGCCTGCCTGCGGCTCCACGAGCAGCCGGGGCCGGAGGTCTTCTGCCACGTGCGGACGCGGGCTCGGGAGGGCGCGCGGAGCGGCGTGTACGAGTTCGATCTCGTGCTGCGCGACGCGTCCGGCCGGCTCGTGGCGGAGGCACTCGGGCTGCGCATCCAGCAGTTGGAGGCCCCGGCCGCGGCGGGGAAGGATCTCTTCTTCTCGCCCGAGTGGCGGCATCAACCCACCGTTTCGCCGGCCCCGCCCGAGGCGAATGGGCGCTGGTTGCTCGTCGCCGACGGCGGCGAGCTGGCCGACGCGGTCGAGTCCCTGCTGCGGGCGCGCCATGGAGAGGTCTTCCGCGTCGACCTCGCGGGGGCGGGGCAGGGGCGCCGCGTCGTGGATGCGGCTTCTCCCCAGGCCTTCGACGGTGTGCTGGCGGAGGCGTTTGGCGCGGGCGCGGCTGCCCGTGGGGTGATCCACCTGGCCGGGCTGGGAGCGCGCGAGGTGGAGCCGCTGATGGGGTGTGGAGGCGTGCTGCATCTCGTCCAGGCCCTCTCCCGGGCGAGCCTGACGAGCCCGCCCCGGTTGTGGCTCGTCACGCGGGGCGTGCACCACGGCTCCGCGAGCGGGTCGGCCTCCGACGTGGTGCAGGCCCCGCTGTGGGGCCTGGGCCGCACGCTCGCGCACGAGCACCCCGAGCTCAAGTGCACGCGCGTGGACGTGTCCACCGCGATGGGCCCCGGGCACGCCGGAGCGGCGCTGGTGCGCGAGTTGCTCGTGGCCGACGCGGAGGAGGAGATCTCCCTTCGCGCGGATGGCCGCCATGTTGGTCGCATCGCGCGCGGCACTCCCGGCGGGGCGCCCGACGAGGCCGTGGTTCCGGTGGGAGGCCGGCCCTTCCGTCTGGAGCACGACGCGCGAGGCGGGCTGGCGCTCAGGGCCAGCGCGCGGCGCCCGCCCGGGCCGGGGGAAATCGAGCTCGAGGTGGCCTCGCTGGGGGCTTCCGGCGAGGGTGCCGGGCCGGAGCGGTGGGAGGGAGGCGTCGTCGGATGCCGTGGGCGGGTCGTGGCCCGTGGCGAGGGCGTGGAGGACGTCGCGGTGGGCGAGGAGCGGATCGCCCTGGTGACGTCGGGCCTGGGCTCCCACGTGCTCGTTCCCGCCGCCTGCACGGCCCCATGCAAGCTCTCCTCTTCGCATGGGGAAGCCGCGGTGCTCGCGGCGACCGTCCTGCCCGCCTGGTACGCGCTGTTCCACCTGGGACGGCTCGAGAAGGGGGGCCGCGTGCTGATCCTCGGGGCCGCGAGCGGGCTCGGGCGGGCCGCGGTCAAGCTGGCGAGGCGGGTGGGGGCGGAGGTCTTCGCCACCGCCACGACGGCCGGGCAGCGGGCGCCCCTGCGGGAGCTCGGGGTCGAGCAGGTGCTGGATCCGGGCGAGGCCTCGTTCACCCACCGGCTCCTGGACATGACGGGGGCACGCGGGGTGGAGCTGGCCGTCATCGCGCCGGGCGCGGTCGAGCTCGAGCGAAGCCTGTCCGTGCTGAGCGAGGGGGCGCGTGTCCTCGATCTGCGCGCGTCGGGAGCGCCGGCCCGTGCCGGTGATGCGAACGTCGCATGGTGCGTGGTCGACGTGCCGGAGCTCGTCCGCCGCAAGCCCGGGCGGTTCGCCCACCTCTGGCGGGAGGTGAGGGACACCGTCGAGGCGGGGGGTCTGCCACCGCCAGTGGTGCGGAGTGTCTTCGCCTCTCCGTCCGAGGGCGGAGCGGTGGATGCGCTCACCCTCGCCCTGAACGATCCGGAGGCGCGCGTCGTGGTACCCGCGGCGGAGGCACGCCGGCTTCGCTCCGATGGGACGTACCTCGTCACCGGCGGGCTGGGTGGACTGGGCCTCGCGGTGGCGAAGTGGATGGCGGAGCAGGGCGCGGGCCACCTCGTGCTCGTCGGGCGTGACACCTCCCTGACACCGGAGCAGCGGGAGGCGGTGGCGGCGCTCGAGGCCACCGGGGCTCGCGTGCGGGTGGCCGGGGCGGACGTGTCGGACCGGGCACAACTCGCCCGGGTGCTCTCGGAGATCGCGGAGGGCGGTCCCCCGCTGCGAGGCGTCCTCCACGCCGCTGGCGTGCTGGACGATGGTGTCCTGGCGCAGCAGACGGTGGAGCGGTTCCGCCGGGTGATGGCTCCCAAGGTCCTCGGTGGCTGGAACCTGCATGTGCTGACGCGCGAGGCGCCGCTCGACTTCTTCGTCCTGTACTCGTCGGCGGCCTCTCTGTTCGGCGCACCGGGACAGGGCAACTACGTGGCCGCCAATGCCTTCCTCGACGCGCTCGCCCACCATCGCCGGGCGCTTGGGCTGCCTGGCCTGAGCATCAACTGGGGACCCTTCTCGGAGGTCGGTCTGGCCGCGGCCCAGGCCAATCGGGGAGCGCGCCTCGCTCAGCGGGGCTCGGACAGCCTGACCCCCGCGGAGGGCAACGCGCTCCTGGGACGGCTGCTCGATGGCGGGGTGACCCAGATGGCGGTCATGCCGCTCGAGCTCCGCAAGTGGGTGGAGTTCTATCCCCGCGCGAGGTCCTCCCCCTGGCTCTCGGAGCTGGTCCCGGCCGGCCCGGGCGCGGAGCCAGGTGGAGCGAGGGACGTGGCCCTGCTCGAGACGCTGCGGACGGCGACCCGGCAGGAGGCGCGGGAGACCCTGGAGCGGTTCGTTCGCGAGCAGCTCGCCCGGGTGCTCCGCCTGGGCTCCGCGCGCATCGATCCGGAGGCGCCGCTGCAGGGCTTTGGCCTCGACTCCCTGATGGGGCTCGAGCTGCGCAACCGTCTGGAGTCGGGGCTGGGGCTGTCGCTGCCGGTCTCGTTGATCTGGAAGCACCCGACGCTGGCGGCGCTCTGCGAGCACCTCCTGGGCGAAGTCATGGATCGCACCCTGGCCGAGACGCTCGCACGAGCGGGTGAGGGTGCTGGACCGGTGGCGGATGAGACCGCCGCCGACGACAACGAGGTTCTTGTCCTATGA